The DNA sequence CGCCGCGTTCGGCGAGTCGCCCTCCGTCGAAGCCCCGTGGCGGCCCACCGGCTGGGAGCTCGACGCGGTACCCGAGGTCATCCTGGTCGCCCTCGCCTACCTGCTCGTCACCCGCGTCCTGCTGTGGCTCGCCCTCGCCCCGAGCGGCGGAGGACTGCCCACGGTCGCCCGTACGGCGCTGCTGCGCCAGGCCCTGGTCGCCGTCGCCCTCCTCGGCATCGCCCCGCTGATCTGCGTGGTCGCCGAATCGAAGCCGGTCCTGCTGCCGCTGTTCGCCGTACCGCTGATCGCCCTGGACTCCACCCTGTGGATCGCCCGCGCCCGCGCCGAGGAGCAGTTGCGGGACCCGCTCACCGGACTGCCCAACCGCCAGTGGCTGCTGGAGCGCGCCTGGAGCGCCCTCGACCAGGCCGAACGGTCGGGCACCCGCGCGGCCCTGGTGCTGATCGACCTGGACCGCTTCCGCGCGGTCAACGACACCCTCGGCCACCTCGCCGGCGACCGGCTGCTCCTGCAGATCGCGGACCGGCTGCGCCAGGCCCTGCCCCCGGACGCCGAGGCGGCCCGGCTCGGCGGCGACGAGTTCGCCGTCCTCCTCCCCGTCGCCGACTCCACCACCAGCGCCCAGCGGATCGCACGCAACCTCGTCGCCGAACTCAGCTCCCCCCTCGACCTGGACGGCCTGACCCTGGTCCTGGAAGCCAGCGCCGGCCTCGCCGTCTTCCCCGACCACGCGCTGGACGCGGAGGGCCTGCTGCGCCGCGCCGACGTCGCCATGTACCAGGCGAAGCGGGACCGGACCGGAGTCGAGGTCTACGAGTCCAAGCGCGACAGCAACACCCCCGACCGCCTCGGCCTGCTGGGCGACCTGCGCCGGGCGCTGGACGCGGGCGATGTGGAACTGCACTACCAGCCGAAGGTCTGCTTCGACGGCAAGGTGGCCGGGCTGGAAGCCCTGGTGCGCTGGGTGCACCCGGAGCGCGGGCGGGTCCCCCCGGACGAGTTCATCGCGATCGCGGAGACCTCCGGGCTGATGCCCCACCTGACCGAGTACGTACTGGAGACCGCGCTCGCGCAGGTCGCCCGGTGGCGGGCCCAGGGCCTCAAGGTCCCGGTCGCCGTCAACGTGTCCCCGCGCGACGTCCACACCCCCGGCTTCGCGGGAGCCGTGGCCGCGCGCCTCGCCCGGCACGGGGTCCCCGCGAGCGGGCTCCAGCTGGAAATAACGGAACACGTCCTGCTGGAGGACCCGCAGCGGGCCGCCGACACCATGGCCGGACTGACCGGCCACGGCGTGAAGATGTCCCTCGACGACTTCGGCACGGGCTACTCCTCCCTCGTCCACCTGCGGCGGCTGCCGGTCAGCGAACTGAAGATCGACCGGTCCTTCGTGGCGCGGCTCGCGGTGGACGCCCAGGACGCGGAGATCGTCCGCTGCACCGTGGACCTCGCCCACTCGCTGGGCCTGCTGGTCGTCGCGGAGGGCGTCGAGGACGACGAGACGTGGGAGCGGCTGCGCGACCTGGGCTGCGACGCCGTCCAGGGCTGGCTGGTCGCCGCCGCGATGCCTCCGCAGGAGGCGACGGCCTGGCTGCTCGCCCGCGGGGAACGCGGCTGGCGGCGGCCGGCGGACATCACGGCGGAGCTGGCCGCGGAGGCGGAGGCGGCGGCCCAGACCGCGGCCGCGGCCGCGGCGTCCCAGTCCCAGTGAGGTACGTGGAAGCACCGGTCCGGTACCGCACCGTGCCGGGCGATCCGCCGTCCGTCTTCCTGGCGGGCGGGATCACGCACTGCCCGAGCTGGCAGCCGGAGGCGGCGCGGGAGCTGGCCGACTTCGTCGTGTTCAACCCGCGGCGGACGGACTTCGACGTGTCCGACACGTCGCAGACGGACATCCAGATCGCGTGGGAGTACGCGCATCTGCTGCGGGCGGACCTGACGCTGTTCTGGTTCCCCGCGTGCGAGGCGTCGCTGACGGTCCAGCCGATCACCCTCTACGAACTCGGCGCGGCCGCGGCCACCCCCGGCCGCCGCCTGGTCGTCGGCGCCGACCCCGGCTACCCGCGGCGCGCGGACGTCGTCACGCAGCTGTCCCTGTCCAGGCCGGACCTCACCGTCCACTCCACACTTCCCGAAACGGTGACCGCGGCCCGCGCCGAGCTGACCGTCCCGGCCTGAGGCCTGCCCTGCGGGGCGAGGTCCCCTACCCACCCTTCGCCCGTTCCCCGGGGGCCAGCCCCCGGACCCCCGCTCCACAAACGCCGGAGCCAAATCCAGCCCCTCCGGCGTTTGAGGAGCGGGGTCCGGGGCGGAGCCCCAGGGAACGGGCGAAGGGCGGGTAGGGGACTTCGTCCCGCGCAGCGGCAAGGGTCGCCGCGGGGACTTCGCCCCGCGCGGGCTCCGCGCAAGCCGCCGCAGGCGGCCCCGGCGCGCGGCGGAATCACCCCGCACGGGGGCTTCGTACCGCCCCGGGGGGAAACCGGGGCGCCGGGCGGGGGCGGGGCCCCATAGGATTGGGGCCGAAACCTACACACCCGAACCCCCAGAGGATCGCTGCATGCCTGGCATCACGCGCGAGGAGGTCGCCCACCTCGCTCGGCTGGCACGTCTGGAGCTGAAGAGCGAAGAGCTCGACCACTTCGCTGGACAGCTCGACGACATCATCGGCGCGGTCGCCCGCGTTTCCGAGGTCGCCGACCAAGACGTCCCGCCGACCTCCCACCCGCTGCCGCTGACGAACGTCATGCGCGCGGACGAGGTCCGTCCGTCGCTCACCCCCGAGCAGGCGCTTTCCGGCGCTCCCGCCCAGGAGCAGCAGCGTTTCAAGGTGCCGCAGATCCTGGGGGAGGACTAATCACCATGGCTGACATCAACAGCACCATCGACATCATCAGGCTCACGGCCGCACAGACCGCCGAGAAGATCGCCTCCGGCGAGCTCACGGCCGTCGAGGTCACCGAGGCCCACCTGGCCCGTATCGAGGCGACCGACGAGAAGGTCCACGCCTTCCTGCACGTCGACCGCGAGGGCGCGCTGGCCCAGGCGGCCGCCGTCGACGCCAAGCGGGAGCGCGGCGAGAAGCTCGGCCCGCTGGCCGGCGTGCCGCTCGCCCTCAAGGACATCTTCACCACCGTGGGGATTCCCACCACCGTCGGTTCGAAGATCCTCGAAGGCTGGATCCCGCCGTACGACGCCACCCTGACGCGCAAGCTGAAGGAAGCCGACGTCGTCATCCTCGGCAAGACCAACATGGACGAGTTCGCCATGGGGTCCTCCACCGAGAACAGCGCCTACGGGCCCACCGGCAACCCCTGGGACCTCACCCGGGTCCCCGGCGGCTCCGGCGGCGGCTCCGCGGCCGCGCTGGCCGCCTTCCAGGCGCCGCTGGCCATCGGCACGGACACCGGCGGTTCCATCCGCCAGCCCGCGGCCCTCACCGCCACCGTCGGCGTGAAGCCCACCTACGGCGGCGTCTCCCGCTACGGCATGGTGGCCTTCTCCTCCTCCCTCGACCAGGGCGGCCCCTGCGCCCGTACGGTCCTGGACGCGGCCCTCCTGCACGAGGTCATCGCCGGGCACGACCCGATGGACTCGACCTCCATCGACGCCCCGGTCCCGCCGGTCGTCGAGGCGGCCCGCAACGGCTCCGTCGCCGGCATGCGCGTCGGTGTCGTCAAGCAGTTCGCCGGTGAGGGCTACCAGGCCGGCGTCGTCCAGCGGTTCAACGAGTCCGTCGCCCTCCTGGGCGAGCTCGGCGCCGAGATCGTCGAGCTGGACTGCCCGTCCTTCGACCTCGCGATGGCCGCGTACTACCTGATCGCGCCGTCCGAGTGCTCCTCGAACCTGGCCCGCTTCGACGCCATGCGCTACGGCCTGCGCGTCGGCGACGACGGCACCAAGTCCGCCGAGGACGTCACCGCCCTGACCCGCGAAGCCGGTTTCGGCGACGAGGTCAAGCGCCGCGTCATCCTCGGTACGTACGCGCTCAGCTCCGGCTACTACGACGCGTACTACGGCTCGGCCCAGAAGGTCCGCACGCTCATCACGCGGGACTTCGAGAAGGCCTTCGAGCAGGTCGACGTGATCGTCTCCCCGACCACGCCCACCACCGCCTTCCCCATCGGCGAGCGCTCGGACGACCCGCTCGCGATGTACCTCGCGGACCTGTGCACCATCCCGACCAACCT is a window from the Streptomyces sp. NBC_01244 genome containing:
- the gatA gene encoding Asp-tRNA(Asn)/Glu-tRNA(Gln) amidotransferase subunit GatA — its product is MADINSTIDIIRLTAAQTAEKIASGELTAVEVTEAHLARIEATDEKVHAFLHVDREGALAQAAAVDAKRERGEKLGPLAGVPLALKDIFTTVGIPTTVGSKILEGWIPPYDATLTRKLKEADVVILGKTNMDEFAMGSSTENSAYGPTGNPWDLTRVPGGSGGGSAAALAAFQAPLAIGTDTGGSIRQPAALTATVGVKPTYGGVSRYGMVAFSSSLDQGGPCARTVLDAALLHEVIAGHDPMDSTSIDAPVPPVVEAARNGSVAGMRVGVVKQFAGEGYQAGVVQRFNESVALLGELGAEIVELDCPSFDLAMAAYYLIAPSECSSNLARFDAMRYGLRVGDDGTKSAEDVTALTREAGFGDEVKRRVILGTYALSSGYYDAYYGSAQKVRTLITRDFEKAFEQVDVIVSPTTPTTAFPIGERSDDPLAMYLADLCTIPTNLAGNSAMSLPCGLAPEDGLPVGLQIIAPAMKDDRLYKVGAAVEAAFVERWGHPLLEEAPSL
- the gatC gene encoding Asp-tRNA(Asn)/Glu-tRNA(Gln) amidotransferase subunit GatC, with the protein product MPGITREEVAHLARLARLELKSEELDHFAGQLDDIIGAVARVSEVADQDVPPTSHPLPLTNVMRADEVRPSLTPEQALSGAPAQEQQRFKVPQILGED
- a CDS encoding nucleoside 2-deoxyribosyltransferase domain-containing protein → MEAPVRYRTVPGDPPSVFLAGGITHCPSWQPEAARELADFVVFNPRRTDFDVSDTSQTDIQIAWEYAHLLRADLTLFWFPACEASLTVQPITLYELGAAAATPGRRLVVGADPGYPRRADVVTQLSLSRPDLTVHSTLPETVTAARAELTVPA
- a CDS encoding putative bifunctional diguanylate cyclase/phosphodiesterase, which gives rise to MKPTESADPSPDFGGDFPSMRTGRLGVLGSRTPQARPLDTGAGTGPAGRGAALPSLIVGLAAVVLGIGVVTALTSRHALFPGGPVGWALALLTGIIVGHLVALGRDRWWGGTGSGAALTLGVLILYGWVPAGLVSLAVVSLVGAARRHRWRQGLLHGATDILGIGAGALVLAAFGESPSVEAPWRPTGWELDAVPEVILVALAYLLVTRVLLWLALAPSGGGLPTVARTALLRQALVAVALLGIAPLICVVAESKPVLLPLFAVPLIALDSTLWIARARAEEQLRDPLTGLPNRQWLLERAWSALDQAERSGTRAALVLIDLDRFRAVNDTLGHLAGDRLLLQIADRLRQALPPDAEAARLGGDEFAVLLPVADSTTSAQRIARNLVAELSSPLDLDGLTLVLEASAGLAVFPDHALDAEGLLRRADVAMYQAKRDRTGVEVYESKRDSNTPDRLGLLGDLRRALDAGDVELHYQPKVCFDGKVAGLEALVRWVHPERGRVPPDEFIAIAETSGLMPHLTEYVLETALAQVARWRAQGLKVPVAVNVSPRDVHTPGFAGAVAARLARHGVPASGLQLEITEHVLLEDPQRAADTMAGLTGHGVKMSLDDFGTGYSSLVHLRRLPVSELKIDRSFVARLAVDAQDAEIVRCTVDLAHSLGLLVVAEGVEDDETWERLRDLGCDAVQGWLVAAAMPPQEATAWLLARGERGWRRPADITAELAAEAEAAAQTAAAAAASQSQ